A window of Brevibacterium ihuae contains these coding sequences:
- a CDS encoding HpcH/HpaI aldolase/citrate lyase family protein — protein MQPTPSADSGHPADPSRSAESHARSIRNERAAALPAKLSRSWLLVNADRPETFEDGQASEADSVIFDLEAPVPEDGKGAARDNVVRALEAGMSAWVRVNGITTDHWADDLDAVKALPGLRGIMLPNTEHPEQVTYTSMRAGAGLPVLALLETARGIENATRIAEAPGTFRLALGTNDFRKDTGVADDPVALAYARSRLVVATRVGGLPGAIDGPSAAGAPPERVIEDCSWTMKMGMAGKLVLDTEQIDILNTELSPSEDDRRWARDMLDKAEDGASMTDGSYLPRLARAKKIAQLSDSYGLWNA, from the coding sequence CGCCGACTCCGGACACCCTGCCGACCCCTCCCGCTCCGCGGAATCGCACGCCCGATCAATCCGCAACGAGCGCGCCGCCGCACTGCCGGCGAAGCTCTCGCGCTCGTGGCTGCTCGTCAACGCCGACCGGCCGGAGACCTTCGAGGACGGCCAGGCCTCCGAGGCCGACTCCGTGATCTTCGACCTCGAGGCCCCGGTGCCCGAGGACGGCAAGGGTGCGGCGCGGGACAACGTCGTCCGAGCGCTCGAGGCCGGGATGTCGGCGTGGGTGCGCGTCAACGGCATCACCACCGATCACTGGGCCGACGACCTCGACGCCGTCAAGGCGCTGCCGGGGCTGCGCGGCATCATGCTGCCGAACACCGAGCACCCCGAACAGGTCACCTACACCTCGATGCGCGCCGGTGCCGGTCTGCCGGTGCTCGCACTCCTCGAGACCGCCCGCGGCATCGAGAACGCCACCCGGATCGCCGAGGCCCCCGGCACCTTCCGCCTGGCGCTCGGCACCAACGACTTCCGCAAGGACACCGGGGTGGCCGATGACCCGGTGGCGCTTGCCTACGCGCGGTCGCGCCTCGTCGTGGCCACCCGCGTGGGCGGGCTGCCGGGAGCGATCGACGGGCCGTCGGCGGCCGGGGCGCCGCCGGAGCGGGTCATCGAGGACTGCAGCTGGACGATGAAGATGGGCATGGCAGGCAAGCTCGTGCTCGACACCGAGCAGATCGACATCCTCAACACCGAGCTCTCCCCGAGCGAGGACGACCGCCGCTGGGCCCGCGACATGCTCGACAAGGCCGAGGACGGCGCGTCGATGACCGATGGCTCGTACCTGCCGCGGCTCGCTCGGGCGAAGAAGATCGCGCAGCTCTCCGACTCGTACGGCCTCTGGAACGCCTGA